ATATCATCTCTATACAGACCTTCATCTATACCTTGTTGGAGATTGCTTTTTGTAACTTCTAGTATGGTTTTATCTTCAAAATTTCTGATAATCGCCCAGGCTTCCGGGTGATATTTTTGAAGGTCGTAAAAAATGGAAGGATGAATCTGTTTCATTTTTTCCCCTGCGATCTTACTGAAGTTAATCACTTCCTCAACCGCATTACTTGAAACATCACAGGCTTCATTTATTTCGCACTCATTGGTTTCAATGTGAAATAGAATACACTTCTTCACCAAATCATTTTTGTCAGACACATAGTTATATAATGTCTTCTTTGATATTCCCAACTTGCTGGCAATATCATTCATCGTTAAACTTTTTATACCAAAACTTAAAAAGATTTGAGATGCTTTAATAATTAATTCTTTCTCTTTTTCACTCATCGGCCGCAAATGTAAATCGCATTTCCGATATAGGAAACGTTTTTCGGGTAAAATGTTTCCTAAGTAACGTTAAAAAACTCAAAAGCCAATTAAATACTTAAATAACAGTGTTTTAAGCATGATTTTGTTTTATCACATTTTTACACTTTTTTGGATGAATGGCAACTTCAAATACTTGAAGAGTGAAAAAAGAGCACAAAAAAAGCCGCTAAAAAGCGGCTTTTCAATAGTATATCTTGTTGAACCTTACTTTACTAAAGTTCCCACATTTTCTCCATTCGCTAATTTGATCAGATTGCCTCCTGAATCCATATCAAATACCATAATTGGCAGACCATTTTCTTTACACAATGCAAATGCAGTCAAATCCATTACACTTAATCCCTTATCAATACATTCCTGATAAGATACAGTATCATATTTGGTCGCATTTGGATCTTTTTCCGGATCTGCAGAATAGATACCATCTACACGTGTTCCTTTTAACATCACCTCTGCACCAATTTCACTTGCTCTTAACGCTGCAGCAGTATCAGTAGTAAAATATGGATTACCTGTACCTGCACCAAAAATCACCACACGACCTTTTTCCAAATGGCGTGTTGCTCTTCTTTTGATAAAAGGCTCCGCAATTTGCTCCATTTTGATTGCGGATAACAAACGAGTTTTCACCCCACATGCTTCTAATGATGATTGTAAAGCCATACTATTAATCATAGTCGCCAACATTCCCATGTAATCACCCTGCACACGATCAATAGCTCCATCTTCTTCCTGAATACCCCTAAAGATATTTCCGCCTCCAATTACAATAGCTACTTCAACTCCAGCATCTACCAATTCTTTAATTTCTTTGGAATAGCCTGACAATCTGTTATGATCAATTCC
This genomic interval from bacterium SCSIO 12643 contains the following:
- a CDS encoding TetR/AcrR family transcriptional regulator, which encodes MSEKEKELIIKASQIFLSFGIKSLTMNDIASKLGISKKTLYNYVSDKNDLVKKCILFHIETNECEINEACDVSSNAVEEVINFSKIAGEKMKQIHPSIFYDLQKYHPEAWAIIRNFEDKTILEVTKSNLQQGIDEGLYRDDMNIDLIAEIYVSVVQGIFQNTKFLSSGIAMSEYYFQIFNYHIRGIANEKGIKLINQYLS
- a CDS encoding UMP kinase, which translates into the protein MKFKRVLLKLSGESLLGEKQFGIDHNRLSGYSKEIKELVDAGVEVAIVIGGGNIFRGIQEEDGAIDRVQGDYMGMLATMINSMALQSSLEACGVKTRLLSAIKMEQIAEPFIKRRATRHLEKGRVVIFGAGTGNPYFTTDTAAALRASEIGAEVMLKGTRVDGIYSADPEKDPNATKYDTVSYQECIDKGLSVMDLTAFALCKENGLPIMVFDMDSGGNLIKLANGENVGTLVK